The DNA segment GCGATATCGTTAAATCAGATTCGCAAGTTCTTGTGAGTTATAAAAACTGTCCAATAATAAGTTTTTATTGGAAATACATACGTGCTAATAACTTGTTCCCTACGAATGTTGTAATAGAAACTAAAGACTCTGTCCGTTATTTCAAAAAAGGTTATACAAACGAATGGTTGAGAGATCATAGTTATTGCTATGAATTGAAGTTAAACCACAAAGTGGCTGATAAGGATGTAGCTGATTACATTAGGCAGGATGCCAATAAGTATTTTGGCTTGAATGGTAGATTGGAAACTAAGCGAGTAAGTTGTTTGATACTTAAAAAAGTAAAAAAAAGTGCTGGAATGCCTAATCCAGGCAGATTGTCGAAAACTCCCATCTCACAATTTTACGAGGAACTTAAGAGTAAGCAAAATTCATTATGGCAGACGGGGAAAAATGCTTTGCCTATACTGAATGAAATAGATCAAAAATCCATTTCAGAAATAAGTTACCCACAGGCACTTGATTTAACAAATATCCTGGAATTACGTAAAGTATTACGGAGCCAGGGTTATGATATAGTTGAAGAAAAGCGCACATTAAAAACCTTTGTGATATCAGAAATTAACTAATTATTCACCAATAAATAAAAACTAAAGATTATGAAAATTCTAAAATTCAGTTTAACAGCCATTCCCATTCTCTTAATTTTGGTAGGTGTGTTTGCTTTTAAGCCTTTACAAACCAAAACTACTGTTGAGTCTAAAAAGCAGGAAGTAACGTCAATAGGTAGATGGTACATTTACAATGGAATTGCGTATGGCCTTACTGATGCTCTAAATCCAATCAATTATCGTCCCTTAGCAGGCGGTGAAAATGTGAACATATTGTGTAATGGGTATCAAACTCTATGTGCTATTTATGCCGAACCAGATCCGATGATTCCTGGAAGACCATTGATAACTATGACTCAAGCTGTTTATTTAGCTTTGCTTGATTACTATGCTTATGGAATACAAAGCTTTAGTTATATGAAACTTAAAAATTATCAATAACGCTTCTATGATCAATCGTAACGTAGTCTTCGCATTTTTTTTCCTTGGCAGCCTTTTGTGTTCTTTTTTCTCTTACGGACAACAAAACGGACTGAATATAAATCTTAAGCTAAAGGGCTTAAGTTCGTTAAATTATGCTGTATTGTACAAATATAATGGAAACATAGCGGATTCCATCGCAAAACAAAAAATGATAAATGGTACTACAGTAATCCATGCATCTGTACAGATTGAACCGGGATTTTATTTTCTTAAAGTAGGTAATTTAAAGGAGACTTTGCCTTTGTTTATAGGAGCAGGAAAAGTCGATGTAACGGGTGAGGCGTCCTTGTGGCCAAAAGTACAGGTAACTGGCGCAGTGGACCACAAGGATTACCAGGATTATCATTTATTGACAGATTCTTTGGAAAGTGCTGGGCAGGCATTGTTTAAGGTCTGTACAGCTCTTCAGGATTCAAAAGATACAACCGCCCAGTCTGCTTTGCAGAATAAGATAATGAGTAACATCACGTCGTATGAGAAAAAACAGTTGGACTTTGTAAGCAGCCACCTCGATTCTTACTACAGCCCAGTAGTGATTAATAATGCTAAATGGGATTGGACAAGGAAGAGAGCTGCTTACGATAGGTTGACCCCATCAATTAAAGCCAGCAAATACGGGGTTTTCCTTGCTGAAAACATTGCCAAATGGAAAAAGGCTTCTGGCTTACTGGAGATAGGTGATACTGTTCCTGAGTTCATTGCCAAAACTGCCAACAATGCTGATCTCTCTTTACAAAAAGAAATAGCTGATAACAAGCTTACTTTAATTGACTTCTGGGCCAGCTGGTGTGTGCCTTGCCGGCAGGAAAACCCTAACCTCGTCAAGACCTTTCAGGAAAACAAATCTAAAGGTTTTGACATCATAGGGATATCACTGGATGAAAAGTCAGCAGAATGGAAAGCGGCCATTTCGAAAGATGGGCTGGTATGGCGGCAGGTTTCAGATTTAAAGGGCTGGGCATCGCCTATTGCCAAGCTTTATTTTGCGGGAATGCCTTTTAATTATATCCCCCAGAATTTTCTGGTAGATGGGAAAGGAAAGATTCTTGCCAGGAACCTACGTGGCGATCAGTTGAGCAAAAAGGTTGATGAACTATTAAAAGGGAACAGCTTATGAAAAAGGCACTGATTTTACTATGCTGCTTTTTTATGGTAATGGCAGCAGATGCACAGGGCAGGAAAGCCCGCTGGAACTTTTCAGCCAAGAAAATAAAGCCGGGCTTCTATGAGCTGCATTTTACTGCTGAGGTTGAAGATGGCTGGAATATTTACAGCCAGTTTACACCGAAAGGTGGGCCATTGCCAACTTCCATCACCTTTAGCCCTAATGACAATGTATTGCTAGGTGGCAAGGCTAAAGAAGTAGGTTTCAAGCGGGTAAAGCATGAAGAAGTGTTTGGGGTAGATGTGCACTACTTTGCTGAAAAGGTAGATTTTGTACAGGTGATGAAGTTGAAGGTGGTAAAGCCGGATCTAGTAAAAGGTAAGATCAACTTCATGACCTGCGATAAGCATCAATGTATAACCGATGAAGTGGAATTTAATATTCCACTTAAATAAAAGATCCCGTTGGTTAATGCTCGAATATTGGTTAAACGGTGAAGAATGTCCGGAGCGGTAAAGAGCGCTCCGTTCCGGCTTCTTAAAAAAAATAAATTATGAAAGAAACTAAAATGATACCCTTTAACCAGGAACCGGTATTGGATACCGAGAGCCTGATGGCAGGATTAGGCATAACCAGACAAGAGGCCAATGCGCTGCTCTGGAAAATGTTTGATGATGATATCATAGACCTGATACCGAGACTGAATGAAGGAAGAGCTGTTGTTTAATGAACCATTTCCTGCCGGTATTGAGCAGCACATCCCTGCTTTGGAAAAGGTGCTTTCAGCGTTGCCGGAAAAGGGTTACCTGACCACCTTGCATGAATATGCCCTTGACGACCGGGTTTTGCTGCACAAAATGATATTTCGTTTTTTATCCTTTAGTTTCGGGGAAACGGTTAAGATGCTGCAAGGGCTGATCCTTTACCAAAAGCGTGGCAGCAAACTGAATGAAATTGAAAAAGAAAGAATAGAGCAGGTAACCCTTGTACTGATGCGGCGTGCAAGGGATTACCGGCAGGCCGGCGATTTGGTAAAGGCTGTTGAACTGGCCTTTGTGGTGCTGACAACAATTGAACCGGAACTGGAATATACAGAGATTACGGACTGGGTTTACGATACCATCCTGGAAGATGCGTCGGATTTTATGACAGAGCTGGTAAAGTGTGAAATAGCACTGGATTTGAAACAGGAGCTATACGAAATGATACAGGCTTACCTTAAAGCATGGAAGCCCAGGTGCGGCTATATGAAAGGGGATTGTGAAGAGTGGCTGAAGGCTTTGGATAAAAGGCGTTTTTTTAAATGGTAGTTGAGCAAAATTTTGATAAAACAACCAGGGAATTTATAGCATTACCCTATTCCGGATTGGGGGCGACAGGCAATCCGGTAGTATTAACCTTAAACAAACAATTATGGAAAACTCTACTTAAAGCAAATTCAGTTTCAGGATTATTTATATGAGAACGCACGAAATCAATAAACCAAGTATAAATAATATAAAAAACTAACCATGAAAAAACTATCTAAATTAACCGATCAAATGATCATACTGTGGAAACAATGTGTAATTGATTACCTGGAAAGGCTGTACGGAAAACCACTAAAGGAACTGGCCGAAGCTTTGCTGATGCCGGGGGCTTTAACACCCCGTTACAGGCGTAAGGGCTATATTTTGCAGTACCAGGATATGCCGGTGTTTGAAGCGCATTACCTGAAAAGTGGCCTGGTCAAACTGTACAGCATTGATGCGCAAAGTGGTGCCGAGAAGATCTTTTACATTTGGGAGCCCGACAGCGTTATTGTGATGTATGAAGAGTTTAGGGAAAACCTGCCCAGTGGTGATTATTTCATAGAACTGATAACCGATTGCGAGCTGGTTAGCATTACCAATATGTGTATGGAGGGGATTTATGAGCAGCACCCTGCTGCGCACGACCTGACACATAAAATAACCAGTCAGCAGAAAAGGCGCAACTGGCAGCAAATGAATATTTTACTTACTCCAGCTAAAAGCAACCGGTTTGCGATGTTTGAACAACGGTTTCCGGGTTTAAGGGGAAAGCTGTCGAATGATGAGATTTGCAGCTTTATAGGGATAGGTGTGGCTACACTTACCAATTCGAAAAACGAGTAGGTTGGTAGAAATAGCTTCTGTCTGTGTAAGGGCGGGAGCTATTTTTTAAGAAATATGACCGAATCCAATGCAATATATAAGTGCAGAATGACCTGTGTTAGAAGATGTGGTGATAATTGCAAAAAATCTCATCGACGAATTAATATTTACTCCGGATATGTAAATAAGAATTTCGATACACTCGGAAAAGAGTTTGTATTTTATGGTGGTTTAAATGATGCTGATAATAAGATTGTTACCCAAGAGTATGTGCCCGGTGAAAAATATGATGCTGTTCTTGTTCTAAGAAAATAATAAGTAAATTTGAATTATGAAACCAAAGAAAAAAAACAAAGAAAAAACGGTTGAAGTGCCGGAAAAGGTTTTATTGTCTTTAGTTGCTGCTAAACTAAGAGGCAGGGACTTATTCCCTGAGCTTACGAAAAGAGCCAAAGAGTTTATGGAAAAGGCTGATTTTAGTGGAGTGTTATAAAGCGATAGAAGCATACACCTACATAAAGCCAAACCCAATCATTAATGCAATGATAGACTAAGGATTTTCGCTGTTGGCTTTTATATGTGATAAAACTCTTTCATGAATTTTATGAACGATATAATTGCTCCATAAACGCCAATAGAACGCGGGTTTGATGTTGTGATAATACCAGGTAGTACCCTCAAGTCTGGTATGCCCATTAGCTAGCCTGGTTAGCTTGAACTGACCTTTTTTAGAAACAAAATAATCATGCAGGTGAGGTGCATCTACATCCCAAAAGCTAATTTCTTTCATTGGTGCTGGTTGGGCCAATACCTTAAACTGCAATAACCGGGGCTGGTTCCATACAGTGATTGGTTCTATAAAACTTCCAGTAGTAAAGTTGCAGTGCCTGATTGCGCCAACCCCTTTACCTTTGATTACCGCGTTTATTGGGTATGCTATTCCTGTTTGAAATATGAATTCTGTTGGTTTAGCAAGCTCTGGAAATTCAATGACGTTATGCCAAACTACTTCCGGACTTGCTTTGATCTCTATCGCTGTGCTAACAGCGTTTAACTCTGGTAAAACTTCCTTCTCTACAAAAGCTGTTGTAGGTATGGAGCAGATTAAAATAAGCAGCAGCACCTGGGAACCATTTTCCCGCTTATAGAAAAGATTAGCAAGTCCGCTTCCCATCCAGGTAAGTAACAGTGCAATTGGAAGCGCCATGGCAATACAGATTAAGCCCTCTATTGCGAATAACAGAAGCAGTAAGCATAGCACAAAGAATGATAAAAAGGCAGCGCTATGGCTTCGGGGAACATTTCTTTTGTGGTGGTATAGTGTTGTTGCGCAAAAGCCAATAAGTATTGGCAATAGAATAAATAGTGCTATACCATAAGTTTTGAAGTAATAAATTGTAATGATACTGAATAAGCCAGCCATGACAACGGTAATTGCCACTGAGACCAGCAGCCGCGCCCGGCTGTCTTCTGGTAAAATAGATCTGAGGTTAATCATATCCAAAGTTATTTGTTTTATGGATAAGTAGGATGGCCAGAACAACAGCTGGAGCATAAAAAATTAAATTGAACCTCGTATTTTGGGTAACTTAATTATGGTTCCATGAGATATATACTATTTTTCGCTTTCTACTTTATAGTCATTTGTACTGTTGATGCTCAAGATACAATGGTGGTAAGAAAATCAGCCATCATAATGTCTAATGCAATGATAAAAAATGATCTGGAGACATTGGCAGACTACACTCATCCAAAGATTTTAGCCGCTATGGGTGGGAAGGATAAAATGATTGCACGGACAAAAGCTTCAATTGCGGAAATGAAAACTGGTGGAGTGACTTTTCGGGGTGCTTCAATCGGGAAAATAGGTCGGTTTTATACCAGTGGAAAGGATTTGTATTGTCTTATTCCTCATGAAATATTAATGAACACGGAAGGTGGTTATTTGAGTAGTACTTCTTCGGTGTTGGGCATTAGCCATGATAAAGGTAAAACCTGGAAATTTGTGTCTGCTGGTAACATTGGCAAAAAAAGGCTGAAAACCATATTTACAACATTGCCGGATGGACTGCAAATTTCGCCGCAAACTACGCCGGTTTTCCATAAGGAGTAATATGGCTGGAACAATATTTCTTCTACGGACATTGTATTGTGGTTTCTTCAATGTACCGGTTTAGTTGCTGATTGCAGTAAGATGACGCTCCAATATTAAGATTTCGATTCTCTAAAAATAGCTTCTGCTCACATCGGGCGGGAGCTATTTTTGTTTTAAGCTTAAGGCAATTTATTAAACAAAGAATGATAAAAAGATTGAATAAAAGATTTTGGTTTCTGCTGGCGATTGATGCGATCAGATACTTGTTTATCCTGCTGTTTTTATATGCAGCGTTTAGCAAAGTTTGGGACTTTCAGAAGTTTAAGGTGCAGCTGGGGCAGTCGCCAATATTATCAGATTTTACTTTGCTGGTTGCACTGCTTGTGCCTGCGGTTGAAATTTTGATTGCTGTTGGTTTGGCTTTTAGAAAGACTTTGCTACCGGCCCTTTGGGCCAGCTATGGCTTGATGATCATGTTTAGCTTGTACATCATAGTGATTTTGAAGTTCAGTGACAGGCCGGTTTGCCATTGTGGTGGTGTTTTGGAGCAGATGCAATGGTCGGAGCATTTGTGGTTTAATGCAGGATTTGTGGGGTTGGGGGTATTAGGGTTGTGGTTGGGGTTTTACCACCGGTTTCGTGATGCTGGTACGCTAACCCGTCATCTCGAACCGCAGGGAGAGATCTCTTGTTTAGGCATAGTTCAAGAGATCCCTCGTCGCTGCGCTTCCCTAGGGATGACGGGGTGCGTTAAAGACGACCGCTTTAGGCATGATGACGAAGCGGTTTAAAAATATTCAATGCGCGTTGAACAGGTGGAAGCCGAAAAACCTGATTAAAACAGAGTAGGCATTAATCTTATAATTTATAACAAAATGAAAAAACAATTTTTCACATTCGTTATTGCGGCCGTATGTGTCGCAAGCACTGTATTTGCGACTGCAAAACCAACAACAAGTGTTTTACTGGGATCGCCTTACAATGACCAGGGTGAATGTACTACCCCGGGCAATGTAATTGGCACCTGTGATGTAAACTACACGGGCAATGCCTGCCAGTTGCTGGCCGGTGGTGATGCTTACCTGCAGGATACAGAGACTGGCCTTTGTACCATTCCACTGTACAGACAAAACTAGATATCCCAATTTAGTTGACATCCTTAAACGGCCCGCTGCATTAGCGGGCTGTTTATTCCAAACCTTGCTTTATATCCCATAATCCATTTGCCTATATGAGAAAATTCTACTACTTACTGATCATTGTTGCTGTACTTTCATCTTTACCTATTCTGTATTTAACCATCCGCTATGCGGTTAAACAGCGTGCTGCTACCTATAACTTTAAAAGGAACCTGCTTGGGGTGGTTAAAGGCCATAGGAACCTGCTTGGGGTGGTTAAAGGCCATAAGGCCATCGATATAAAATACAATTCGTATTACCTGGCCGGTGAGGCTGGAAGTTCGGTTTACCTGGCCAGCGGAACGGCCATAGGTCATTTGCTGAAGGTTGGGCCTTTGTTAAGGGATACAGTAAGTATTAACCTTGAGCTGAACAGGCAGGAGGTAAAGTTAAAGGGCAGTTATAAGGCTTATGTAGATTCCAGTTCTTTTTACCTGTACAATGGATTGGAACGCAGCATCCTGAAAGGCATGACGGGTGTTTGGAAGGCAGCGGTGTATGGGATAAAGGCGCCATACTTTGCACAGCTGCAACCTTTGGGTACACAAACGATGTTTTTCCGTTTTATAGACACCGATACCCGGGCCAATAGTTTGCGTAAGGTAACAGGGAACGGAGAAAGCATGAGCAATACCGGGATATTTGAAAAGCAGGTAGATGGTTTGTTTTGCACGGATGGCATGCTGAGGTATAACCGGCAGCTGCACATGCTGACCTATGTGTACCATTACCGCAACGAGATCTTGCTGATAGATACCAACCTGAACCTGGTAAAGAAAATAAAGACGATAGATCCGATTGATTCGGCCCGCTTTAAGGTAGACCAGCTGCGTGCTGAAAAGTCTTTCACTTTTGCTTCGCCTACTTTAATGGTAAATGCAAACTGTTCAAACCAGGGTAAATATTTGTTTGTGCAATCGAAACTGATGGGTAAGGATGAGGATTTGATGCTGTTCAGGAAAAGTGCGGCAATAGATGTGTATGATCTGGAGAAACAGGTATACTGTTATTCGTTTTACCTGCCCAAATATAAGGATGTACCCATAAGCAGTTTTAAGGTATTGGGAAACAGTTTGTATGCAGTGGCAGGGCAATACCTGACCAGGTATGCGCTGGAATTGCCGGAGTAACTATTATGGTCGATTTCCCGGAAGGGGCTGTGGGATAGTTCTTTGATTTATGATTTGGTGCAAAATTTTGAATATTGCATCAGTATTTTGTGATAATAAATTAATTAAATTTCTTTTTGATTAATCAATCTCTTTTGTTTAGCTTTGCTTTAGCAGGGTGCAGATAATAGGATTTTTAAACTTAAATAACGAAATTTGATGAAATACCAATTGATTATGCCATCGTCTATAGATCATTTAAGGAATGCTATAATTGATAAGCTCATGGCTATTTCTGATAAAGACTATTTAACTGCATTAAATAAGCTTATAGAAACTGCAGTGGCAAACAATGCGGCTGATAATTCAGACAAAGAAGAACTGCCAAAACATGTAGTTGAGGGGATTAAAAGAGGGCAGGCAGATATGCAGGCAGGTCGCAGCATTTCACTCGAAGAGTTTAAACAAAAGCTAGCTGCGAAATAGTGAGTCACCCAATTTCAGTCTCAAAAACTGCTTTAGAAACTTTTGAGACAATTCGGAATCAAATACGGGAGCGTTTGGGAAAAAAAGCAGTTGAAGATTTTGAACGAAACACAATTAAGATTTTGACGCTTATACAACAATCGCCCTATATGTATAAGGAAACGGAACTAAATCCTAATATTAGAAAAGGGTTAATCAAGAAAGTATCATCTGTATTTTATGAAATTAAATCGGACAGAATAGAAGTTCTTTTTTTCTGGGATAACAGACAGGAACCGATGTTGTGAGTTGCTTTTGTAATCTGCAAAAGCGAAGGTGCCGGAATGATCGGGCCTTCAATTGAAATTAACGTTTAAACATAATGGGCAATAATGAATTGTTGCTTAACATTTACAAGATGAAAGACCGGCAGGCTTGCCTGGTTTTTAAAAGCACGGGTAAGCCCTGTAAGCTCTTTAACTTAATAGAAGTACTGCACTTTGCAGGCGAAATGAAACTATTAAGTGCAGCAATGGATACCGGAGCCGCACAAAACTATGCTTATACTTTACGGAGTGCCGATGGGCTGGAACGCAGGTTAATCTGTTGTTTTGTACAGGAGGTGGTAAAACTGGAGCTTTGGTTTAAAGCGCAGCTGAAGTTTAGCTGGCAGGGCACGGCAAAGGAGTTCCGCGCTGCAGTAGATAGGATGCTAGCGAAACTGCCGCACTTCTTTTAAAAAAACTGGCATGATGCCAGGCTGATGCTATCGTTGCTAACCACAGCTAAAAAAGGTTGCAAACGTCAATGAACCCATAAAATTTAAAGACATGGGCAAGTACAAAAAGGGCATCCTCGGCCCCTTCAGAGGAAAGGTTGGCACGACCGTAGGATCTAGCTGGAACGGAATTTTTTACCTGAAAAGTTTACCAGATTTTGGGGACTATGTGCCCAGCACAGCACAGTTAAATGTGCAGGCCAAAATGGCCTTTGTAACCGGCTTTTTGAAGCCACTTAAACCACTGCTGAACATAGGTTATAAGCTGTTTAACAAGGGCATTACGCCTATGAACAAGGCAACTTCTTATCACCTGAAGAATGCGGTTACGGGTAGCAGTACCCTGAACTATGCCATTGATTATACCAAGGTAATGATCAGTGAAGGCAATTTGCCTGTAGCCGATGATCCTGAGGTGAACGTTACAGTTGCCAACCAGCTGAACTTTAGCTGGGTTGACGATTCGGACCCGGAGAGTACCAACGATACGGATATGCTTACTGTACTGGCGATTAACCCCACAAAAGGGAATTATACCAAAAAGGTTAATGCTGTACCAAGATCGGCCCAAGCTTATGTGCTTCCGGTACCAGGGTATAGTGGTGATGAGGTGCAGGTGTATCTGTTTTTTGTAAGTGCTGATGGTAAGCAAGTGAGTGATAGTGTGTATGTAGGGGAGTTTATAGTGCTTTAATTTAAAGGGGTGGTGCGCGGCACCACCCTTGATTGCTAACATTAAAAGTTGATGATGCTGTTATGAACCATTTACAAACAACAATTAACCATACCGCCTGGCACCTGATGAACTTTATGATGATGCAGATTATCGGGTATTGTTTCAGGCTTGCATTTGAAAAGGAACTGTCCGATTTGAAAGGCCTTGTTCATCCCGATTCGTTTTGCGAAATGGAAAACGACAAACGTGGTGGCATAGATATAGAACTGGAACTGCTGGATGCTTTGGAAGACGAGTCTAACAGGGTATTGTTGGATTCTATACACCGGATTGTGAATTGCCGGAATGTACTGGCGATGATCAATAACATAGACCCGGAAAAAGCTTTGGTAGATAAGCTGGCCATTCAGTACGCCAATAACATACATGAGTTTGGTGAGATAATGCCCGAAGATTGTAGCGATTACAATACCCTGGTGCTTTGGGGGTACGAGCTGTATATGGATATGTTTTACCAGTTGTACCTCTGTTCGGAGATGTTTAACCAGGGCACCACAAATGTAGTGACCAAAAAAGCGTATGATGAATTTAATGCTGCGCTTGATCAGTTGATGATGGGAAACCTGGTTCCGGAAAATAAGAATGCGCAGCTGCTATTGGGCCTTATTGAAGACTTGCAGGAAGATTGTGACAGGATTTTTGAAAACGACTAAATTTTAAGAAATGGCTAGGTATAAAAATGGAATAAACGGGCCATTTAGTGGCAAAATAGGTAATGCGGTAGGAGTAAATTACCGCGGTATTGATTACATGCGCAGTTTACCAGAGTTTACGCAAAAACAGCCAACAGTAAAACAACTGAATCAGCGTGTTCTGCTGGCTATGGTAAGTAGCTGGCTGGCACCTTTAAAAGCGCTGATATGGATTGGCTATCAGGTTTTTACCGGCAGTAAAACACCAATGAACGGCTGTGTGTCCTTTCATTTAAAAGAGGCGGTTACAGGTAATTCGGCCGCCGATTATGCCATCAACTTTGCAAAGGCCGTGTTTAGCCGCGGAGAGTTATTGATCTCTTTAATTAATCAGGTATTGGTGTTAATTGATGGGATACTGCGCATTGAATGGGACAATGCCTTGCCCTCGGCTTTTAACAGGGATGACGATAAGGTTAATGTGGTTATTTACAATCCGGCAAAGCAGAAGTTTGTAACCTTTAAGGATGTGGCACAAAGAGGGGATAAGCAGGTGGATTTACAGCTGCCGGCAAACTTTACCGGGGATAGCCTGCATGTATGCACTATGTAAATGTGGAAGGAAATGCGGTGAGCACGACGGTTTATATTGGCGAGCATTTGCTGGCTTGAGGTTCTTTTTTGTGTTTTTAGGAGGGGAACGGTATAGCATATTGCCCAGGTAATTTTGGAAAAGCCAATCGGACTTAGTGGAGATGTTTTCGAAATGTGTGTTTCTATGGGCTTGGTGCGTGTTTTTTAGCAGAAATGTTTAGCAGAAAATTTTTTTTCAAAAAAAAGTAGAGTGCAGGGGCGCTGCACTCTGGTTTTTTAGGTTTGGGGAGTTCTGTTAAGTATCAGCAGG comes from the Pedobacter heparinus DSM 2366 genome and includes:
- a CDS encoding TlpA family protein disulfide reductase; translated protein: MINRNVVFAFFFLGSLLCSFFSYGQQNGLNINLKLKGLSSLNYAVLYKYNGNIADSIAKQKMINGTTVIHASVQIEPGFYFLKVGNLKETLPLFIGAGKVDVTGEASLWPKVQVTGAVDHKDYQDYHLLTDSLESAGQALFKVCTALQDSKDTTAQSALQNKIMSNITSYEKKQLDFVSSHLDSYYSPVVINNAKWDWTRKRAAYDRLTPSIKASKYGVFLAENIAKWKKASGLLEIGDTVPEFIAKTANNADLSLQKEIADNKLTLIDFWASWCVPCRQENPNLVKTFQENKSKGFDIIGISLDEKSAEWKAAISKDGLVWRQVSDLKGWASPIAKLYFAGMPFNYIPQNFLVDGKGKILARNLRGDQLSKKVDELLKGNSL
- a CDS encoding protein-disulfide reductase DsbD domain-containing protein, with protein sequence MKKALILLCCFFMVMAADAQGRKARWNFSAKKIKPGFYELHFTAEVEDGWNIYSQFTPKGGPLPTSITFSPNDNVLLGGKAKEVGFKRVKHEEVFGVDVHYFAEKVDFVQVMKLKVVKPDLVKGKINFMTCDKHQCITDEVEFNIPLK
- a CDS encoding Crp/Fnr family transcriptional regulator, encoding MKKLSKLTDQMIILWKQCVIDYLERLYGKPLKELAEALLMPGALTPRYRRKGYILQYQDMPVFEAHYLKSGLVKLYSIDAQSGAEKIFYIWEPDSVIVMYEEFRENLPSGDYFIELITDCELVSITNMCMEGIYEQHPAAHDLTHKITSQQKRRNWQQMNILLTPAKSNRFAMFEQRFPGLRGKLSNDEICSFIGIGVATLTNSKNE
- a CDS encoding MauE/DoxX family redox-associated membrane protein — its product is MIKRLNKRFWFLLAIDAIRYLFILLFLYAAFSKVWDFQKFKVQLGQSPILSDFTLLVALLVPAVEILIAVGLAFRKTLLPALWASYGLMIMFSLYIIVILKFSDRPVCHCGGVLEQMQWSEHLWFNAGFVGLGVLGLWLGFYHRFRDAGTLTRHLEPQGEISCLGIVQEIPRRCASLGMTGCVKDDRFRHDDEAV
- a CDS encoding DUF6266 family protein yields the protein MGKYKKGILGPFRGKVGTTVGSSWNGIFYLKSLPDFGDYVPSTAQLNVQAKMAFVTGFLKPLKPLLNIGYKLFNKGITPMNKATSYHLKNAVTGSSTLNYAIDYTKVMISEGNLPVADDPEVNVTVANQLNFSWVDDSDPESTNDTDMLTVLAINPTKGNYTKKVNAVPRSAQAYVLPVPGYSGDEVQVYLFFVSADGKQVSDSVYVGEFIVL
- a CDS encoding DUF6266 family protein, with product MARYKNGINGPFSGKIGNAVGVNYRGIDYMRSLPEFTQKQPTVKQLNQRVLLAMVSSWLAPLKALIWIGYQVFTGSKTPMNGCVSFHLKEAVTGNSAADYAINFAKAVFSRGELLISLINQVLVLIDGILRIEWDNALPSAFNRDDDKVNVVIYNPAKQKFVTFKDVAQRGDKQVDLQLPANFTGDSLHVCTM